A section of the Bacteroidota bacterium genome encodes:
- a CDS encoding FkbM family methyltransferase: MRTALIKRKILNTGALWISYFKLLPWLFRLNKNSVIIDCGANTGQISSFLSITGATIYAFEPDPIAFESLQKNCGKRKNINCINKGVWNKNTMLKLFRHTEMRNNEQAFTVGSSIVDTKKNINPASFVEVEVINLIEFIQSLNLKVDLVKIDVEGAETEILQSIIHQDAHRLFKTMYVETHETKIPGQEEYLKKIELLMKQKGIGNIKLNWI; this comes from the coding sequence ATGAGAACAGCGTTGATCAAAAGGAAAATTCTAAATACAGGTGCATTATGGATCAGCTATTTCAAGCTGTTGCCGTGGCTGTTCCGGTTAAATAAGAATTCTGTTATTATTGATTGTGGCGCCAATACCGGGCAAATCAGTTCCTTTCTCTCAATAACCGGAGCTACTATTTATGCTTTCGAACCTGATCCTATTGCATTTGAAAGTTTGCAAAAGAATTGTGGCAAAAGAAAAAATATTAACTGCATTAATAAAGGCGTTTGGAATAAAAATACCATGCTGAAACTATTCAGGCATACTGAAATGAGGAATAATGAACAGGCGTTTACAGTCGGCTCATCAATTGTTGATACCAAAAAGAATATAAACCCAGCTTCATTTGTAGAAGTTGAAGTAATAAACCTTATTGAATTCATTCAATCGCTGAACCTTAAAGTCGATTTGGTCAAAATAGATGTAGAAGGTGCTGAAACTGAAATCCTGCAATCTATCATTCACCAGGATGCACACAGGTTGTTTAAAACAATGTATGTGGAAACACATGAAACAAAAATTCCAGGCCAGGAAGAATATCTGAAAAAAATAGAATTACTAATGAAGCAGAAAGGAATTGGCAATATCAAGCTAAACTGGATATAA
- a CDS encoding flippase-like domain-containing protein, whose protein sequence is MYLQAIVNETETIPEVTAKSSSKTVRLLKLFLKIIISGLCLWYVSTKINLNELKQTINSASLSSLAVVLVIFLVSKIFAVKRFDIYLRAINIRLTEWENIKLFWLGMFYNLFLPGSISGDAYKVILLKRTFNSSYKKTMSTVLLDRFSGLLALGVLLAVYGLFVLENNTYIIILLIAATAVIIITYFITRKFFPYFSGIFLSTFFWGLLVQLLMVLCIEMIVRALGIETNSAQYVFIFLIAAVAGVLPFTIGGGLGIRELVFLEGAKYFGLDQHIAVAVSLLFYLITLVASLPGIIFAYKNPLQRYK, encoded by the coding sequence ATTTATTTGCAGGCAATAGTGAATGAAACAGAAACCATACCGGAAGTTACAGCCAAAAGCTCATCAAAAACAGTAAGACTGTTAAAACTATTTTTGAAAATAATTATAAGCGGTTTATGCCTTTGGTATGTTTCCACAAAAATCAATTTGAATGAACTGAAACAGACAATTAATTCCGCCAGCTTATCGAGTCTTGCAGTTGTATTGGTTATTTTTCTAGTATCAAAAATTTTTGCCGTCAAAAGATTTGACATTTATCTCCGGGCAATAAATATCCGGCTTACAGAATGGGAAAACATTAAACTATTCTGGCTTGGTATGTTTTATAACCTGTTTTTACCAGGTTCAATATCTGGTGATGCTTACAAAGTCATTCTGTTAAAAAGAACATTCAATTCTTCTTATAAAAAAACGATGTCCACTGTTTTGCTGGATCGTTTTAGTGGGTTACTTGCACTGGGAGTGTTACTGGCTGTTTATGGTTTGTTTGTTTTAGAAAACAATACTTATATAATTATACTTTTGATAGCTGCAACAGCAGTTATTATCATTACATATTTTATTACACGAAAGTTTTTCCCCTATTTTTCAGGAATCTTCTTGTCAACTTTCTTCTGGGGCTTACTTGTGCAATTGCTGATGGTATTATGTATTGAAATGATCGTACGGGCATTGGGTATTGAAACAAATTCTGCTCAATATGTATTTATCTTTTTAATAGCTGCAGTAGCTGGTGTGCTACCATTTACCATTGGCGGGGGCCTGGGTATTCGTGAACTTGTTTTTCTTGAAGGCGCAAAATATTTCGGACTTGACCAGCATATAGCCGTTGCTGTAAGCCTGCTGTTTTATCTCATTACTTTAGTTGCATCTTTACCAGGAATTATATTTGCTTATAAAAACCCGTTGCAACGATACAAATGA